The following are encoded together in the Cicer arietinum cultivar CDC Frontier isolate Library 1 chromosome 2, Cicar.CDCFrontier_v2.0, whole genome shotgun sequence genome:
- the LOC101505395 gene encoding ASC1-like protein, with protein MGSVLEQLTSLDWQQQSYPAFPDFFLLPFFALFFPSLRFLLDRFLFEKVARRLIFGKEHGVLDFHTDDRRKKIRKFKESAWKCVYFLSAEIFALSVTYNEPWFTDTRNFWVGPGNQIWPDQKIKLKLKGLYMYAAGFYSYSILALIFWETRRSDFGISMTHHVASLSLIVLSYIYRFVRVGSVVLALHDATDVYLEIGKMSKYSGAETIASFAFILFVLSFTILRVIYYPFWVLRSTSYEVVVTLKLENHWMDGSIYYYVFNTLLFCLLVLNIYWWVLMLRMLVGQIRARGKVSEDIRSDSEDEHEHEE; from the exons ATGGGTTCGGTACTTGAACAACTCACCTCCCTTGACTGGCAACAACAATCTTACCCTGCTTTTCCTGATTTCTTCCTTTTACCTTTCTTCGCTCTCTTCTTCCCTTCCCTTCGTTTCCTTCTCGACAGATTTCTTTTCGAG AAAGTGGCAAGACGATTGATATTTGGAAAGGAACATGGGGTGCTTGATTTTCATACAGATGATAGAAGAAAGAAGATTAGGAAATTTAAAGAATCAGCATGGAAATGCGTATATTTTCTATCTGCAGAGATTTTTGCACTGTCTGTAACATATAATGAGCCTTGGTTTACTGATACAAGAAATTTTTGGGTCGGGCCAGGGAATCAGATATGGCCAGATCAAAAGATAAA ATTGAAATTGAAGGGGCTGTATATGTATGCTGCTGGATTTTATTCATACTCCATACTTGCTTTAATATTCTGGGAAACAAGACGCTCCGACTTTGGGATTTCAATGACACATCATGTTGCTTCTCTCAGTCTCATTGTGTTATCCTACATATATAG GTTTGTTCGTGTTGGATCAGTTGTTTTGGCCCTTCATGATGCAACTGATGTGTATTTGGAGATAGGGAAAATGTCCAAATACAGCGGCGCTGAAACAATAGCTAGCTTTGcatttattctttttgttttgtcttTCACCATACTACGCGTCATTTACTACCCATTCTGGGTTCTTCGAAGTACAAG CTATGAAGTTGTTGTCACCTTGAAATTGGAAAACCATTGGATGGATGGttcaatatattattatgtattCAATACTCTTTTATTCTGTTTGCTTGTTCTTAATATTTATTGGTGGGTGTTGATGCTTCGAATGCTTGTTGGTCAAATCCGCGCAAGAGGAAAAGTTAGTGAAGATATTCGATCTG ATTCAGAAGATGAACATGAACATGAAGAATGA
- the LOC101505075 gene encoding uncharacterized protein has translation MEDVITEAAPPSRLLEEDLNNFTPPSPLLPSPFLLFSHSQQPLKPSLLIIAISSPSLSLFNNNFNPKTLIASLILPELPLSLPNNTLDIHSLSSTVLIAAVRCSIPADRAYAVANVLLSDRIRPDSVIILDSLQPMNHRGLLSSDRAVAFKLESLAERKRADGEKKLLDGLEYYPSGSVVDGLGAAILGRCQVLNIRASLCVSWPQFDGSVVLLLKDLLRRCALPEFDFGLSGDDVLKYGKSKDHVFQSHLYI, from the coding sequence atggaaGATGTGATCACAGAAGCAGCACCTCCTTCAAGATTATTAGAAGAAGACCTCAACAATTTCACACCACCCTCTCCCCTTCTTCCTTCACCCTTCCTCCTCTTTTCTCACTCTCAACAACCTCTCAAACCATCTCTCCTCATTATTGCTATCTCTTCTCCCTCTCTCTCCCTCTTCAACAACAACTTCAACCCTAAAACCCTAATCGCCTCTCTCATCCTCCCAGAACTCCCTCTCTCCCTCCCTAACAACACTCTCGACATCCACTCCCTCTCCTCCACCGTTCTCATCGCCGCCGTCCGATGCTCTATCCCCGCCGACCGCGCTTACGCCGTCGCAAATGTCCTCCTAAGCGACCGGATCCGGCCTGATTCGGTTATCATTTTAGACTCTCTACAGCCAATGAATCACCGCGGTCTGCTCTCGTCGGACCGTGCTGTTGCTTTCAAGCTGGAGAGCTTAGCGGAAAGGAAGAGGGCGGATGGGGAGAAGAAGTTGTTGGATGGATTGGAGTATTACCCATCCGGCAGCGTTGTTGATGGACTTGGCGCCGCGATTCTCGGACGGTGCCAGGTTTTGAACATTAGGGCTAGCTTGTGTGTTTCCTGGCCTCAATTTGATGGCTCTGTTGTGTTGTTGTTAAAGGATTTGCTTCGACGTTGTGCTTTGCCGGAGTTCGACTTCGGTTTGAGTGGTGATGATGTTTTGAAATATGGAAAAAGCAAGGatcatgtttttcaatctcacttgtatatttga